A genomic segment from Gopherus evgoodei ecotype Sinaloan lineage chromosome 6, rGopEvg1_v1.p, whole genome shotgun sequence encodes:
- the HMGCS1 gene encoding hydroxymethylglutaryl-CoA synthase, cytoplasmic isoform X1, whose protein sequence is MGFRNVSTTMPGSLPVNAEACWPKDVGIVALEIYFPSQYVDQTELEAFDGVDAGKYTIGLGQSKMGFCSDREDINSLCLTVVQKLMERNSLSYDCIGRLEVGTETIIDKSKSVKTVLMQLFEDSGNTDVEGIDTINACYGGTAAIFNAVNWVESSSWDGRYALVVAGDIAVYATGNARPTGGAGAVAMLIGPNAPLIFERGLRGTHMQHAYDFYKPDMVSEYPVVDGKLSIQCYLSALDRCYFVYRNKIRAQWQKEGSDRDFTLNDFGFMIFHSPYCKLVQKSVARLLLNDFLSDQNSKTENGIYSGLEAFRDVKLEDTYFDRDVEKAFLKASAELFNQKTKASLLLSNQNGNMYTPSVYGCLASLLAQYSPLQLAGQRIGVFSYGSGFAATLYSIRVTQDATPGSSLDKITANLSDLKTRLDSRKCIAPDVFAENMKIRQETHHLANYIPQCSVDDLFEGTWYLVRVDEKHRRTYARRPVLGDGLLEAGAEVVHPSIVHELIPSPAKKVPRIPATTESEAVAVSVSNGEH, encoded by the exons ATGGGATTTCGTAACGT CTCTACAACAATGCCTGGGTCTCTTCCTGTGAATGCTGAAGCCTGTTGGCCAAAAGATGTGGGAATTGTTGCCCTGGAGATTTATTTTCCTTCTCAGTATGTTGACCAGACAGAATTGGAAGCATTTGATGGTGTGGATGCTGGGAAGTACACCATTGGCTTGGGTCAATCGAAGATGGGATTCTGCTCAGATAGAGAAGATATCAACTCGCTCTGCTTGACTGTGGTACAGAAGCTTATGGAGAGGAACAGTCTCTCCTATGATTGCATTGGGAGATTAGAAGTTGGAACAGAGACAATCATTGACAAGTCAAAATCTGTGAAGACTGTCCTGATGCAGCTCTTTGAGGATTCTGGTAATACAGATGTCGAAGGGATTGACACAATAAATGCATGCTATGGAGGCACTGCTGCTATCTTTAATGCTGTTAACTGGGTTGAGTCCAGTTCTTGGGATG GTCGTTATGCGCTTGTTGTTGCTGGAGATATAGCTGTGTATGCCACTGGAAATGCCAGGCCAACTGGTGGAGCTGGTGCTGTTGCTATGTTAATTGGTCCAAATGCTCCTTTAATTTTTGAGCGAG gacTGCGTGGGACCCACATGCAGCATGCATATGATTTTTATAAGCCAGATATGGTGTCTGAATATCCTGTAGTTGATGGTAAACTATCTATTCAGTGCTACCTCAGTGCATTAGATCGCTGCTATTTTGTCTACCGCAACAAAATCCGTGCTCAGTGGCAAAAAG AAGGAAGTGATAGAGACTTTACTTTGAATGACTTTGGCTTCATGATCTTCCATTCTCCATACTGTAAACTTGTACAGAAATCTGTGGCTCGACTGCTGTTGAATGACTTTCTTAGTGACCAGAACTCTAAAACAGAAAATGGTATCTATAGTGGCTTGGAAGCTTTCAG ggaTGTAAAACTGGAGGATACCTATTTTGACAGAGATGTGGAGAAGGCGTTTCTGAAAGCTAGTGCTGAACTCTTTAATCAGAAAACCAAAGCTTCTTTACTTCTATCCAATCAAAATGGAAACATGTACACCCCTTCAGTCTATGGCTGTCTTGCTTCTCTTCTAGCACA GTACTCCCCACTGCAGCTAGCAGGACAAAGAATTGGTGTGTTCTCCTATGGCTCTGGTTTTGCTGCTACACTCTACTCCATTAGAGTTACGCAGGATGCCACACCTG GTTCTTCTCTGGATAAAATAACTGCTAACCTATCTGATCTGAAAACAAGACTTGACTCAAGAAAGTGTATTGCACCAGATGTCTTCGCTGAAAACATGAAGATTAGACAAGAAACGCATCACTTGG CCAACTACATTCCACAGTGTTCAGTGGATGATCTCTTCGAGGGAACTTGGTACCTAGTGCGAGTGGATGAAAAACACAGAAGAACTTATGCTCGACGTCCAGTGCTGGGTGATGGGCTTTTGGAAGCAGGAGCTGAGGTTGTCCATCCAAGCATAGTTCATGAG ctTATCCCGAGCCCTGCTAAGAAAGTGCCAAGAATCCCTGCAACCACAGAATCTGAAGCTGTTGCTGTCTCTGTTTCCAATGGAGAGCATTAA
- the HMGCS1 gene encoding hydroxymethylglutaryl-CoA synthase, cytoplasmic isoform X2, which yields MPGSLPVNAEACWPKDVGIVALEIYFPSQYVDQTELEAFDGVDAGKYTIGLGQSKMGFCSDREDINSLCLTVVQKLMERNSLSYDCIGRLEVGTETIIDKSKSVKTVLMQLFEDSGNTDVEGIDTINACYGGTAAIFNAVNWVESSSWDGRYALVVAGDIAVYATGNARPTGGAGAVAMLIGPNAPLIFERGLRGTHMQHAYDFYKPDMVSEYPVVDGKLSIQCYLSALDRCYFVYRNKIRAQWQKEGSDRDFTLNDFGFMIFHSPYCKLVQKSVARLLLNDFLSDQNSKTENGIYSGLEAFRDVKLEDTYFDRDVEKAFLKASAELFNQKTKASLLLSNQNGNMYTPSVYGCLASLLAQYSPLQLAGQRIGVFSYGSGFAATLYSIRVTQDATPGSSLDKITANLSDLKTRLDSRKCIAPDVFAENMKIRQETHHLANYIPQCSVDDLFEGTWYLVRVDEKHRRTYARRPVLGDGLLEAGAEVVHPSIVHELIPSPAKKVPRIPATTESEAVAVSVSNGEH from the exons ATGCCTGGGTCTCTTCCTGTGAATGCTGAAGCCTGTTGGCCAAAAGATGTGGGAATTGTTGCCCTGGAGATTTATTTTCCTTCTCAGTATGTTGACCAGACAGAATTGGAAGCATTTGATGGTGTGGATGCTGGGAAGTACACCATTGGCTTGGGTCAATCGAAGATGGGATTCTGCTCAGATAGAGAAGATATCAACTCGCTCTGCTTGACTGTGGTACAGAAGCTTATGGAGAGGAACAGTCTCTCCTATGATTGCATTGGGAGATTAGAAGTTGGAACAGAGACAATCATTGACAAGTCAAAATCTGTGAAGACTGTCCTGATGCAGCTCTTTGAGGATTCTGGTAATACAGATGTCGAAGGGATTGACACAATAAATGCATGCTATGGAGGCACTGCTGCTATCTTTAATGCTGTTAACTGGGTTGAGTCCAGTTCTTGGGATG GTCGTTATGCGCTTGTTGTTGCTGGAGATATAGCTGTGTATGCCACTGGAAATGCCAGGCCAACTGGTGGAGCTGGTGCTGTTGCTATGTTAATTGGTCCAAATGCTCCTTTAATTTTTGAGCGAG gacTGCGTGGGACCCACATGCAGCATGCATATGATTTTTATAAGCCAGATATGGTGTCTGAATATCCTGTAGTTGATGGTAAACTATCTATTCAGTGCTACCTCAGTGCATTAGATCGCTGCTATTTTGTCTACCGCAACAAAATCCGTGCTCAGTGGCAAAAAG AAGGAAGTGATAGAGACTTTACTTTGAATGACTTTGGCTTCATGATCTTCCATTCTCCATACTGTAAACTTGTACAGAAATCTGTGGCTCGACTGCTGTTGAATGACTTTCTTAGTGACCAGAACTCTAAAACAGAAAATGGTATCTATAGTGGCTTGGAAGCTTTCAG ggaTGTAAAACTGGAGGATACCTATTTTGACAGAGATGTGGAGAAGGCGTTTCTGAAAGCTAGTGCTGAACTCTTTAATCAGAAAACCAAAGCTTCTTTACTTCTATCCAATCAAAATGGAAACATGTACACCCCTTCAGTCTATGGCTGTCTTGCTTCTCTTCTAGCACA GTACTCCCCACTGCAGCTAGCAGGACAAAGAATTGGTGTGTTCTCCTATGGCTCTGGTTTTGCTGCTACACTCTACTCCATTAGAGTTACGCAGGATGCCACACCTG GTTCTTCTCTGGATAAAATAACTGCTAACCTATCTGATCTGAAAACAAGACTTGACTCAAGAAAGTGTATTGCACCAGATGTCTTCGCTGAAAACATGAAGATTAGACAAGAAACGCATCACTTGG CCAACTACATTCCACAGTGTTCAGTGGATGATCTCTTCGAGGGAACTTGGTACCTAGTGCGAGTGGATGAAAAACACAGAAGAACTTATGCTCGACGTCCAGTGCTGGGTGATGGGCTTTTGGAAGCAGGAGCTGAGGTTGTCCATCCAAGCATAGTTCATGAG ctTATCCCGAGCCCTGCTAAGAAAGTGCCAAGAATCCCTGCAACCACAGAATCTGAAGCTGTTGCTGTCTCTGTTTCCAATGGAGAGCATTAA